From the genome of Candidatus Roizmanbacteria bacterium, one region includes:
- the rmuC gene encoding DNA recombination protein RmuC, whose protein sequence is MELLQIAILLICIFAIFLFIVKQWFDRLEQKSGLSDEVVSWLKSSTVNFNARLDKSAYVIADLQKSIGEFSEIGRSMKDLQDFLQSPKLRGNIGEQILKDLLAQHFPTDSFSLQYAFKSGEKVDAIIRTSSGLIPIDAKFPLRILENVER, encoded by the coding sequence GTGGAACTGCTTCAAATTGCCATTTTATTAATCTGTATTTTTGCAATATTTTTATTCATTGTAAAACAATGGTTCGATAGACTTGAGCAAAAATCAGGACTCTCAGATGAGGTTGTATCATGGCTCAAAAGCTCGACAGTTAACTTTAATGCGCGTCTTGATAAGTCGGCCTACGTAATAGCGGATCTTCAAAAAAGCATTGGTGAGTTTTCTGAAATTGGTAGATCGATGAAGGATCTTCAGGACTTTCTTCAGTCGCCGAAACTTAGAGGTAACATAGGCGAACAGATCCTCAAAGATTTGCTAGCTCAGCACTTCCCCACCGACTCATTTTCACTGCAGTACGCCTTCAAAAGTGGTGAAAAGGTCGACGCAATAATTCGCACTAGTAGCGGACTTATTCCAATTGATGCAAAGTTCCCCTTGAGAATTTTAGAAAATGTTGAAAGGTAA
- the rmuC gene encoding DNA recombination protein RmuC produces MLKGKMSRKKFFSKDFVRDVKKHIQDISRKYIVTHEGTSDYALMYIPSENVYYEIINDSDLYDFAGSLRVLPVSPMSFYAYMKAILMSYEGQKIQSQAKEILSILQSMKKDYEKVDESMGILNKHLTNAYNQLFNVSKNVMGLGQKISSTNLISTKSKPEKLIE; encoded by the coding sequence ATGTTGAAAGGTAAAATGAGCAGGAAAAAGTTCTTTTCAAAAGATTTTGTTAGAGATGTTAAAAAACACATTCAGGATATCTCACGAAAATATATCGTTACGCACGAAGGAACCAGCGACTACGCACTGATGTATATACCATCCGAGAATGTCTACTATGAAATAATCAACGACTCAGATCTATACGACTTTGCAGGGTCCTTAAGAGTTCTCCCCGTCTCTCCAATGAGTTTCTATGCATATATGAAGGCCATTCTTATGTCTTACGAGGGACAGAAGATTCAGTCTCAAGCTAAGGAAATTCTCTCGATTCTTCAGTCGATGAAAAAGGACTATGAAAAGGTGGATGAATCTATGGGGATTCTAAACAAACACCTCACCAATGCATACAATCAACTTTTTAATGTATCCAAGAACGTCATGGGATTGGGTCAAAAAATCTCCTCAACTAATTTGATCTCGACCAAATCAAAACCAGAAAAGCTGATAGAATAA
- a CDS encoding DHH family phosphoesterase has translation MVYTDYDADGITGGAILWETLHLLGFSAMPYVPHRVTEGYGFSVKGLNTVKDKFAPALIISVDHGITAEQKIAHAKAQGIPIIVTDHHLKSDVAPTSAFAVFHIPELSGSGVSYFFSKAIFDHFSSVIPSISEGFSSADAGANFADAGFLANARNDNMKKLQHNFSHDYISLASIGTVADLVPLLGVSRSVVATGLKEFSKMKRVGMKELLLQAGIEHKEISTYEIGFVIAPRINAIGRLEHAIDALRLLCTTDAKRARELTDKIGKRNTERQDLVAQSIEEAEKKLQAPSFKLQEKKIIILSSSTWHEGIIGLIASKLVEKYYRPVIVMTKSGPNYKGSARSIPAFHITNSLREHKDLLIDVGGHAQAAGFTLESTKLEQFQETLTRYADSKLTTDDLIKSIKADLKLPISFITKQLVEKLENSNRLGWEIQTQRL, from the coding sequence GTGGTCTATACCGACTATGACGCGGATGGAATAACCGGAGGAGCTATTCTTTGGGAAACGCTTCACCTGCTCGGCTTCTCCGCGATGCCCTATGTTCCTCATCGTGTCACCGAGGGATATGGATTCTCGGTGAAGGGTCTTAATACGGTGAAAGATAAGTTTGCTCCAGCACTCATCATAAGCGTTGATCACGGCATCACCGCTGAACAGAAGATTGCACATGCGAAGGCGCAAGGTATTCCCATCATCGTCACAGATCATCATCTCAAGTCTGACGTCGCCCCAACGAGCGCCTTTGCTGTTTTTCATATTCCAGAGCTCTCAGGGTCAGGGGTCTCCTACTTCTTCTCGAAAGCAATCTTCGACCACTTCTCTTCCGTCATCCCGAGCATAAGCGAGGGATTTAGCTCCGCCGACGCTGGAGCAAATTTCGCTGACGCTGGATTTCTCGCAAACGCTCGAAATGACAATATGAAGAAGTTGCAGCACAATTTCTCCCATGATTACATTTCACTTGCAAGCATCGGAACAGTTGCCGACCTTGTTCCACTTCTTGGCGTTTCGCGCAGTGTTGTGGCAACGGGGCTTAAGGAGTTTTCCAAGATGAAACGCGTGGGAATGAAGGAGCTGCTTTTACAGGCAGGGATAGAGCATAAAGAAATTTCTACCTACGAAATCGGTTTTGTTATCGCGCCACGAATAAATGCAATTGGCAGACTAGAGCATGCGATCGATGCACTCCGACTCCTATGCACTACCGATGCAAAACGAGCCAGAGAACTCACTGATAAAATTGGAAAAAGAAATACTGAACGGCAGGATCTCGTCGCTCAATCTATTGAGGAGGCTGAGAAAAAGTTACAGGCTCCAAGCTTCAAGTTACAAGAAAAGAAAATTATCATTCTCTCCTCCTCCACATGGCATGAGGGAATTATCGGTCTTATTGCCTCGAAGCTCGTAGAAAAATATTACCGACCGGTAATTGTAATGACCAAGTCAGGTCCGAACTATAAAGGATCAGCTCGATCAATTCCTGCATTCCACATAACAAATTCCTTGCGTGAGCATAAAGATTTATTGATTGACGTTGGCGGACATGCCCAAGCGGCAGGATTTACCCTTGAATCAACTAAGCTCGAGCAATTTCAAGAGACGCTTACCCGTTATGCCGATAGTAAACTCACTACTGATGATCTTATTAAGTCAATAAAAGCCGATCTGAAACTTCCTATTTCCTTCATAACAAAACAGCTAGTGGAAAAATTAGAAAACTCAAACCGTTTGGGATGGGAAATCCAAACCCAACGTTTATAA
- the aspS gene encoding aspartate--tRNA(Asn) ligase, with translation MVQVVADEKASTLSPEDVVEIKGLVKKRPDKLVNDKVVNGSIEVEARGITLISKAHTLPFDMGKEELGLTLPVLLDNRSLTLRHPTVQKIFKVQEAVAEGFRRTAKELGCTEIFVPTIAASSTEGGAEVFEVKYYEHKATLTQSPQLYKQMLIPAFERVYTISHAYRSEPSVTTRHLAETIQMDCEFGFVNFEDLLDLLEKVCVGMIKYAEETHKDIVQSFTKRAVLYGKIPRLTLAEAQEIIKKEFNRTVTDTKDLSPEDEQDICKWAREKQSSDFVIVTHYPTAKRAFYTKPDPTDPEFSLSYDVLFRGLEICSGSERINEYQELVDVIKERGMNPDDFEMYLMAFKYGMPTEGGFSYGLERVTKQLLDLKNVRESSLFPRDMERVDIRLSKPKKN, from the coding sequence ATGGTTCAGGTTGTTGCTGATGAAAAAGCATCAACCCTCTCCCCTGAGGACGTTGTTGAGATTAAAGGACTAGTAAAAAAGAGGCCTGACAAATTAGTAAATGATAAAGTCGTCAATGGATCGATTGAGGTTGAGGCACGAGGAATTACACTTATATCAAAGGCTCACACTTTGCCTTTTGACATGGGGAAAGAAGAGCTTGGACTTACTCTTCCTGTTTTACTCGATAATCGGTCGTTGACTCTCAGACATCCAACCGTACAAAAAATATTCAAGGTTCAGGAGGCAGTTGCGGAGGGATTTAGACGAACAGCGAAGGAGCTTGGATGCACCGAAATCTTTGTACCAACAATAGCGGCAAGTTCCACCGAAGGTGGAGCCGAGGTCTTCGAGGTAAAATACTACGAACATAAAGCTACCTTGACTCAAAGTCCTCAACTCTACAAACAAATGCTGATCCCCGCCTTTGAACGAGTTTATACCATCTCCCATGCCTATCGATCAGAGCCCTCGGTAACCACGCGCCACCTTGCAGAGACAATTCAGATGGACTGCGAGTTTGGTTTTGTGAATTTTGAGGATCTTTTAGATCTTCTTGAGAAGGTCTGCGTAGGAATGATCAAGTACGCCGAGGAAACACATAAGGACATCGTTCAGAGTTTTACTAAGAGAGCGGTTCTCTACGGTAAAATTCCTCGTCTCACCCTAGCGGAAGCGCAGGAAATTATTAAGAAGGAGTTTAACCGCACTGTTACCGATACGAAGGACCTTTCTCCTGAAGATGAACAAGATATCTGTAAGTGGGCTCGAGAAAAGCAATCATCTGATTTTGTCATTGTTACTCACTACCCAACTGCAAAACGAGCCTTCTACACGAAACCTGACCCAACAGATCCAGAGTTCAGCCTAAGCTACGACGTTCTCTTTAGAGGGCTCGAGATCTGTAGCGGTAGCGAAAGAATTAATGAATATCAGGAGCTTGTAGACGTTATTAAGGAAAGAGGAATGAATCCTGATGACTTCGAGATGTATCTTATGGCCTTTAAGTATGGCATGCCAACTGAAGGTGGATTTTCCTACGGACTCGAGAGGGTGACTAAGCAGCTTTTAGATTTGAAAAATGTTCGAGAAAGCTCACTGTTCCCTCGTGATATGGAACGCGTAGACATCAGACTTTCAAAACCTAAAAAAAACTAA
- a CDS encoding D-alanyl-D-alanine carboxypeptidase, with protein MKFKTVCLFALFSLLFLFYPGDSTLFHTFSYHRSLFSDQNRSIAYANNPVPIRNFDINPEITAESAYIVDRKSFSPVYEKNAHKHMFPASTAKMITALVAYDIYKADSTIKLNSVLEDGQVMGLVQGEEISIENLLYGTLVHSGNDAAYALAQPIGLTAFVAKMNEKAQALHMYDTHFENPAGLHNPAQHSSAFDLALAGRTLLNNPYLSKIVSTKEIEISDTQYRIFHKLVNVNKLLGEIPGVGGLKTGYTIESGENLVSLYRTPDGHEFIIVVLNSLDRFEDTKTIVNWINSNVSFIVE; from the coding sequence ATGAAATTTAAAACCGTTTGTCTCTTTGCACTTTTCTCTTTGCTCTTTCTTTTTTATCCTGGCGATTCAACTTTATTTCATACATTCTCCTATCATAGATCGCTTTTCTCAGATCAGAACCGATCAATCGCCTATGCAAATAATCCTGTACCTATTCGTAACTTTGACATAAATCCCGAGATTACTGCCGAGTCTGCATATATTGTTGATAGAAAAAGTTTTAGTCCGGTATACGAAAAAAACGCTCATAAACATATGTTCCCCGCGTCGACAGCAAAAATGATTACCGCACTAGTCGCATACGACATCTATAAAGCCGACTCAACCATCAAGCTCAACTCTGTCCTGGAAGACGGTCAGGTCATGGGACTTGTTCAGGGTGAAGAAATAAGTATCGAAAATCTTCTTTATGGAACGCTTGTGCACTCCGGAAATGACGCGGCTTACGCGCTTGCGCAGCCTATCGGTCTTACAGCCTTCGTTGCTAAGATGAACGAAAAGGCACAAGCGCTACATATGTACGACACTCACTTTGAGAATCCAGCAGGTTTACACAACCCAGCCCAACACTCAAGCGCCTTCGATCTTGCACTTGCAGGTCGCACTCTACTGAACAATCCCTATCTGTCAAAGATTGTCTCGACAAAGGAGATAGAGATCTCAGATACTCAGTATCGAATTTTTCATAAACTCGTTAATGTAAATAAACTTCTCGGAGAGATTCCTGGAGTAGGAGGTCTTAAGACTGGATACACGATAGAGTCAGGAGAAAACTTAGTAAGCCTCTATCGAACTCCCGATGGACATGAGTTTATTATAGTGGTCCTCAATAGTTTAGATCGATTCGAAGATACAAAAACAATTGTAAACTGGATCAACTCCAACGTTTCCTTCATCGTTGAGTAA
- a CDS encoding type II toxin-antitoxin system death-on-curing family toxin: MARIAYLSLEDFKTICEELQTFFKKHNDPIPIYNQSYFDKLDSVINTPKKTFDKRELYPSIYDKAACYFYFINKFHPFNNGNKRISIVATGVFLMFNGIDMNASEDEIYTFAKKITISDKKQKHDFNDVVLFIKQHSKKESKQRRASLSSLFNEVLKIVEKIRSFRLPL; encoded by the coding sequence ATGGCAAGAATAGCATACCTCAGTCTTGAGGATTTCAAGACGATCTGTGAAGAACTTCAAACTTTCTTTAAGAAGCACAATGACCCAATTCCAATCTATAACCAATCTTACTTTGATAAGCTGGACAGCGTTATAAACACACCTAAAAAAACCTTTGATAAACGGGAACTATACCCATCGATTTATGACAAAGCAGCTTGTTATTTTTATTTCATAAATAAGTTTCATCCATTTAACAATGGAAATAAACGAATATCAATTGTAGCGACCGGTGTTTTCTTGATGTTTAACGGTATTGATATGAATGCTTCGGAGGATGAAATATATACCTTCGCCAAAAAAATTACTATCTCCGACAAAAAGCAGAAGCATGATTTTAACGATGTGGTTTTATTCATCAAACAGCATAGTAAAAAGGAATCAAAACAGCGAAGAGCATCGCTAAGTTCATTATTTAATGAAGTTTTGAAGATAGTTGAGAAAATTAGATCGTTTAGACTACCTCTTTAA
- a CDS encoding DinB family protein — MITHEDKLLRQQLTAFLRGGHAHELFQDIVKNFPKERVNELVPNSTYTPWRLLEHIRITQHDILNFVRDPKYKELKWPKEYWPEPTKKATVAQWNKTIELIQADLAEFIKILNSPKTDLNKRIPHGTGQTFLREAMLIIDHTSYHLGEFSIMRDAMGSWGKR, encoded by the coding sequence ATGATTACCCACGAGGATAAACTACTAAGACAACAGTTAACCGCTTTCTTAAGAGGGGGTCATGCGCATGAATTGTTTCAGGATATTGTCAAAAATTTCCCGAAAGAAAGGGTTAATGAATTAGTGCCTAACAGTACCTATACTCCATGGAGACTTCTTGAGCATATTAGAATAACTCAGCACGATATTCTCAATTTTGTTCGAGACCCAAAATACAAGGAGTTGAAGTGGCCGAAGGAGTATTGGCCAGAACCTACAAAAAAAGCGACAGTTGCTCAGTGGAATAAGACAATTGAGCTAATTCAAGCAGATCTAGCTGAGTTTATTAAGATTCTAAACAGTCCAAAAACGGATTTGAATAAGAGAATTCCACATGGAACAGGTCAGACTTTTCTTCGAGAGGCAATGCTTATTATCGATCACACCTCATATCACCTAGGAGAATTTTCTATTATGCGGGATGCGATGGGATCCTGGGGAAAACGTTAA
- the obgE gene encoding GTPase ObgE has product MFVDEVKLKIIAGRGGNGRASFFPGKGGPSGGNGGNGGSVFIGINKQMANLNKYSGISQFVGIDGEPGGQNKRQGLHGKEVTIEVPIGTTVLDLNSKEYTELNEQNPRVLVCKGGDGGRGNDAFKSATNQTPKKATPGLPGQVRDVQLIQKLIADYGLIGIPNAGKSTLLNELTAANARTANYAFTTLEPNLGVYEKKVIADIPGLIEGASSGKGLGIKFLKHIEKVKLLIHCISAESKEVVSDFETVMNELAQYNPIVAKKDMIVLLTKIDLVSETEVKEKIKALKAVFEKVYPISVIDPKSIETLKKLL; this is encoded by the coding sequence ATGTTCGTTGATGAGGTAAAACTAAAAATAATTGCAGGTCGTGGAGGTAACGGTAGAGCTTCGTTTTTCCCCGGTAAAGGTGGCCCGAGTGGTGGTAATGGTGGAAATGGCGGTAGTGTCTTCATTGGCATAAATAAACAAATGGCCAACCTGAATAAGTATTCGGGAATTTCGCAGTTCGTGGGTATAGATGGAGAGCCTGGAGGCCAAAATAAGCGACAGGGTCTTCATGGTAAAGAAGTCACCATTGAGGTACCAATTGGTACCACAGTACTCGATCTTAACTCAAAGGAATACACGGAACTTAATGAGCAAAATCCTAGAGTCCTTGTCTGTAAAGGTGGCGACGGTGGACGCGGAAACGATGCCTTCAAATCCGCAACAAATCAAACACCAAAAAAAGCTACTCCAGGACTTCCCGGACAGGTTCGCGACGTACAACTTATCCAAAAACTCATTGCAGACTATGGTTTAATCGGAATACCAAATGCAGGGAAAAGTACATTATTGAATGAGCTAACTGCCGCAAACGCTCGGACCGCAAACTATGCATTCACTACGCTTGAGCCGAATCTTGGAGTTTATGAAAAAAAAGTAATTGCAGATATTCCAGGACTTATCGAAGGTGCATCGTCAGGCAAGGGTCTTGGTATTAAGTTCCTCAAGCACATCGAGAAGGTTAAACTTCTTATTCATTGTATCTCGGCAGAAAGTAAAGAAGTAGTAAGTGATTTCGAGACCGTGATGAACGAGCTGGCACAGTACAACCCAATCGTGGCAAAGAAAGACATGATTGTTTTGCTAACAAAAATTGATTTAGTTTCAGAGACTGAGGTTAAGGAAAAAATAAAGGCGTTGAAAGCGGTGTTTGAAAAGGTCTACCCAATCTCGGTCATCGATCCCAAAAGCATCGAAACTCTTAAAAAACTTCTTTAA
- a CDS encoding NAD(P)-dependent oxidoreductase, which produces MSSSLIAITGSHGIIGTVLLKGLKGFNIKSLNLPEVDARNYEQLLSNLNGVDTVIHLAKSRDKSTEESSNEDDLAMARNVYKAAVEAKVGRVIMASSVHADNFYDWKGADKLSVDRDPVPFSAYGADKVYIEDLGRKYSKQKLDVFCIRFGGVNAEDRCPENDYWEAAVWLSHEDCIAMMKKCISADKIPHNFVVFYAVSKNKNSVHDTSNPVNWQPR; this is translated from the coding sequence GTGTCTTCATCACTCATTGCGATTACGGGGTCGCACGGAATTATTGGTACAGTTCTTCTAAAAGGATTAAAGGGATTTAATATAAAATCTTTGAATCTACCTGAGGTGGACGCAAGAAATTACGAACAGCTGCTCAGTAATCTAAATGGCGTAGATACTGTTATTCATTTGGCAAAAAGTCGAGATAAGAGCACCGAAGAGTCATCCAATGAGGACGACTTAGCCATGGCTAGAAATGTCTACAAAGCAGCGGTTGAAGCAAAGGTTGGGAGAGTTATTATGGCGAGCTCAGTACATGCTGACAATTTTTATGATTGGAAGGGAGCAGATAAATTATCTGTCGACAGAGACCCCGTGCCATTTTCTGCATACGGTGCCGACAAGGTTTATATCGAGGATCTTGGTAGAAAATATTCTAAGCAAAAACTGGACGTTTTCTGCATTAGATTTGGAGGAGTGAACGCAGAAGACAGATGTCCTGAAAATGATTATTGGGAAGCGGCGGTTTGGTTAAGTCATGAAGACTGCATTGCTATGATGAAAAAATGTATTTCAGCAGATAAAATTCCTCACAACTTTGTAGTATTTTACGCGGTTTCAAAGAATAAAAATAGTGTTCATGATACCTCGAATCCAGTTAACTGGCAGCCAAGGTAA
- a CDS encoding glycosidase yields the protein MVKLQRSDKNPILSPSNLPWENMLVFNPGAIMIKDKVYLIYRARAKDSIYSRLGLAVSTDGINFERFNEPMYYGKNHVDESLGIEDPRVVMIDDTVYLTYTAVSEDLDAEVNPNWKEKIAKKPRIALSTTKDFKEFVDYDIIIPGLSGKNSSLFPKIINGEHWLLYRAGAGKTYFAKSSNLTSWRNASPVFEERPGMWDSVRTGIGAPPIETSKGWLLFYHGVDEKNTYRLGIMLLDLHNPLKILYRSPEPIFEPETDYEKFGYINNVVFTCGAVEKDGKYFVYYGAADEVIGVATVEKELVLGLF from the coding sequence ATGGTTAAATTACAACGCTCAGATAAAAATCCCATTTTGTCTCCATCAAATCTACCGTGGGAAAACATGCTCGTCTTTAATCCGGGTGCAATAATGATAAAGGATAAGGTTTATCTCATTTATAGAGCAAGGGCTAAAGATAGTATTTACTCTCGCTTAGGGTTGGCCGTAAGTACCGACGGCATTAATTTTGAAAGGTTTAATGAACCAATGTATTACGGCAAGAACCACGTTGATGAATCTCTTGGGATAGAGGATCCACGAGTTGTGATGATAGATGATACTGTTTACCTTACCTATACGGCGGTTTCTGAGGACCTTGATGCTGAAGTGAACCCTAATTGGAAAGAAAAAATTGCAAAAAAACCAAGAATTGCCCTGTCAACTACCAAAGACTTCAAAGAGTTTGTAGATTATGACATTATTATTCCGGGTCTTTCAGGCAAAAATTCCAGCTTATTCCCAAAAATAATAAACGGTGAACACTGGCTTCTTTACCGGGCTGGAGCGGGAAAGACATACTTTGCAAAATCATCGAACCTTACTTCTTGGCGAAATGCGTCTCCTGTTTTTGAAGAGCGACCGGGTATGTGGGACTCTGTACGTACCGGTATTGGGGCTCCACCTATAGAAACGAGCAAAGGATGGTTACTTTTCTACCATGGAGTTGATGAAAAAAATACGTATAGACTAGGGATAATGTTATTGGACCTTCATAATCCTCTAAAGATTTTATATCGATCTCCAGAACCAATCTTTGAACCAGAAACCGATTACGAAAAATTTGGATACATCAATAATGTCGTATTCACCTGTGGCGCCGTAGAGAAAGATGGTAAATATTTTGTGTATTACGGTGCTGCTGATGAAGTTATAGGAGTTGCAACGGTGGAGAAAGAGTTGGTACTAGGACTTTTTTAA
- a CDS encoding glycosyltransferase: MRITYISSFVPRKCGIATYTRDLSAEVAKQHNTISIVAMENSLLPQEYSKPVEKIIRQEKLTDYEKLANSINGDSSEIVHLQHEFGLFGGDDGEYILGFATLLKKPLVVTFHTVLLTPTDRQKYIVQELSRLSRFTIVMDEVAKNRLEQVYGLNPNDSVFILHGAPVISMKKFDAKKIIDYSDSFILLANNLLSRSKGMEYAIEAVSEAAKSIPNLKFLIVGETHPLVKATEGESYREELMELVKKLQIEKNVVFINEYVPLEKLQLFLAASDVYITPYLDPQQITSGTLSYAIGAGKACIATEYVYAKAMLAKGRGTLVPFRDSEAISQALVDLYRNPKKLHKLEMSITTLRKDMRWSRVAEKHIKLYEKILEQADTKALAESFITKPLDISYLARLTDAVGVIQHTHHAIPDRKFGYSTDDNARALIVVSELYKHNKSSETLKLVELYISYLTFAQETNGTFHTFLNFNGSWDDATDVTDPYGKAMWALGINLYFNESSRLAQSVHSIFVRNLSQMENIRDLRTAAYTMLGLYYYVLTYETKTDAAGLAKEHMKKLANFLVKAYEKNCSTTWNWFEDSVTYDNFRLPQALFAAYIITGSEKYKQVATVTLNFITECNFDKKNGYFDFIGQDGWYGKGKVKANYDQQPLEAAAAVDAYLFASKALHKKMYYNQARLAFEWFFGNNRNRRFIYDENTKGVYDGLTLRGVNQNEGAESIVCFLMSCLSLQNFLKKS, from the coding sequence ATGCGAATTACATATATTTCATCTTTCGTTCCTCGGAAATGTGGTATTGCAACATACACTCGTGATCTATCTGCAGAGGTAGCAAAACAGCATAACACGATCTCAATTGTCGCGATGGAAAACTCCCTTCTTCCACAAGAGTACTCCAAACCAGTTGAAAAGATAATTCGGCAGGAAAAGCTTACAGACTACGAAAAACTAGCCAATTCAATTAACGGCGATTCTTCGGAAATTGTTCATTTACAACATGAGTTTGGCTTATTTGGTGGAGATGATGGAGAGTATATTCTTGGTTTTGCAACGCTTCTTAAAAAACCATTAGTCGTTACATTTCACACAGTATTGCTTACTCCCACAGATCGTCAAAAGTATATAGTTCAGGAACTGTCTCGTCTTAGCAGATTTACTATCGTCATGGACGAAGTGGCAAAAAATAGACTTGAACAAGTGTATGGACTGAATCCAAATGATAGTGTTTTTATTTTGCATGGTGCTCCTGTCATAAGTATGAAGAAGTTTGATGCAAAAAAAATAATTGATTATTCGGACTCATTCATTCTTCTTGCTAATAATTTATTGAGCAGATCTAAAGGGATGGAATATGCTATCGAAGCGGTATCGGAGGCTGCCAAGAGCATTCCAAATCTCAAGTTTCTTATAGTAGGGGAAACGCATCCGCTAGTTAAAGCAACCGAGGGAGAGTCTTACAGAGAAGAGCTTATGGAGCTTGTGAAAAAGCTTCAAATTGAAAAAAACGTCGTTTTTATTAACGAGTATGTTCCTCTTGAGAAATTGCAGTTATTTTTGGCTGCCTCCGATGTATACATTACTCCTTATCTCGATCCTCAACAAATTACGTCAGGTACTCTATCCTATGCAATTGGCGCAGGTAAGGCCTGTATTGCAACTGAGTACGTGTATGCAAAAGCAATGTTAGCTAAGGGTAGAGGAACTCTAGTTCCTTTTCGAGATAGTGAAGCAATCTCGCAAGCACTTGTAGATCTTTATAGAAATCCAAAAAAACTCCATAAACTCGAGATGAGCATAACCACATTAAGAAAGGATATGCGATGGTCACGGGTTGCGGAAAAACATATCAAGCTGTATGAAAAAATTCTTGAGCAAGCAGACACAAAAGCCTTAGCCGAATCTTTTATTACTAAGCCATTGGATATTTCATATCTTGCTCGTCTAACTGATGCGGTCGGTGTGATTCAGCATACACATCATGCAATCCCAGACAGAAAATTTGGGTACAGCACCGATGACAATGCAAGAGCGCTCATTGTGGTCTCGGAATTATACAAACACAATAAGTCTAGTGAAACATTGAAACTCGTAGAGCTCTATATTAGCTACCTTACCTTTGCTCAGGAGACGAATGGAACATTTCACACATTTCTAAACTTCAACGGAAGTTGGGATGATGCGACGGATGTGACCGATCCATACGGTAAAGCTATGTGGGCTCTTGGAATAAATCTGTATTTTAATGAAAGTTCTCGCCTGGCACAGTCGGTGCACTCGATTTTTGTAAGAAATCTTTCTCAGATGGAGAATATACGCGATCTTAGAACAGCAGCGTATACAATGCTTGGGCTATATTATTACGTTTTAACCTATGAAACGAAAACGGATGCAGCTGGACTCGCGAAGGAGCATATGAAAAAGCTTGCTAATTTTTTAGTCAAAGCATATGAGAAAAATTGTTCAACCACATGGAATTGGTTTGAAGATAGTGTTACTTACGATAATTTTCGTCTTCCACAAGCATTGTTTGCTGCATACATAATCACAGGATCCGAAAAGTATAAGCAGGTCGCCACCGTCACCTTAAATTTTATAACTGAATGCAACTTTGACAAGAAGAATGGTTACTTTGATTTTATTGGGCAGGATGGGTGGTACGGAAAAGGTAAGGTAAAGGCAAATTATGATCAACAGCCTTTAGAAGCCGCAGCGGCAGTTGATGCGTACCTATTCGCATCTAAAGCGCTGCATAAAAAGATGTATTACAATCAAGCGCGACTCGCGTTTGAGTGGTTTTTTGGAAATAATAGAAATCGTAGATTTATCTATGACGAGAACACAAAGGGAGTGTACGATGGTCTTACATTGAGAGGTGTTAATCAGAATGAAGGTGCAGAGTCCATTGTTTGCTTCCTCATGTCCTGTCTCTCTTTACAAAATTTTTTAAAAAAGTCCTAG
- a CDS encoding rhodanese-like domain-containing protein, translating into MAPQITADEAYKALTEKRTVVFLDVRTSGEFSKGRIEGSINIPVDEIGDKITSFLPNKDKTIYVYCLSGSRSTIAVDMLVKLGYKNVFSLTNGLLMWRSKQYPLVD; encoded by the coding sequence ATGGCTCCACAGATAACAGCAGATGAAGCGTATAAAGCACTGACCGAAAAAAGAACTGTAGTTTTTCTTGATGTGCGAACTTCAGGAGAGTTTAGTAAAGGAAGAATTGAAGGAAGTATAAATATTCCAGTTGATGAAATAGGTGACAAAATTACGTCGTTTTTACCTAATAAAGATAAAACGATATACGTTTACTGTCTGAGTGGGTCAAGAAGCACTATTGCAGTTGATATGCTGGTGAAGCTAGGCTATAAGAATGTTTTCAGCTTGACCAATGGACTTCTCATGTGGCGCTCTAAGCAATATCCACTTGTAGACTAA